Proteins from one Corynebacterium testudinoris genomic window:
- a CDS encoding FeoC-like transcriptional regulator, protein MNPLGAVRDALAEGVLGRVLIAKQTGLHPATVDAILEHLTRTGELDTEVLASCPGGSCGSCTTGCPSHGPLILTLRKSAPANPSQPVDNLPLSTG, encoded by the coding sequence GTGAACCCGCTGGGGGCGGTCCGCGACGCCCTCGCCGAGGGAGTGCTGGGCAGGGTGCTCATCGCCAAGCAGACCGGCCTGCACCCCGCAACTGTCGACGCCATCCTCGAACACCTCACCCGCACCGGCGAACTCGACACCGAAGTCCTGGCCAGCTGCCCCGGCGGATCCTGCGGATCCTGCACCACCGGCTGCCCCTCCCACGGACCACTCATCCTGACGTTGCGCAAGTCCGCACCGGCGAATCCCAGCCAACCTGTGGATAACCTCCCACTATCCACAGGTTGA
- a CDS encoding HNH endonuclease signature motif containing protein: MDILSALEALEGRGIEILETISTGRLTRQRLIELGHTGTTSGKWTRLAHTFFGPVRERRLQSEAVRAAQAGRLSIDALLVVDKHSRKLLKDASLSEWELRAELCALTGSVDDIDRQAAARVREINRAVADAEKKAFGRRSLKGGKNTDAQGLRTITVTLPERLMTTTLSHLRTTASKLRGAQPMLSYEQAMADAFLSHVNGTPSDGPVSRELTPLVVIGLPDWAALHRHDADDTIFAITDGTTITGGELIRTHMADHHLVGIYDPVEGPVNLYRSRRLANDKQRILLAAETILCPQPGCTTSAEECQVHHLTAWKNGGETNLTNLTMACRVHNARNDDDPHAPPRNGHLERDTGGVIFHPPDGRPPESNRHPIRNLSAAALI, from the coding sequence ATGGACATCCTGAGCGCGTTGGAAGCACTGGAAGGCAGGGGCATCGAGATACTAGAAACCATCTCGACCGGCCGCCTCACCCGCCAGCGCCTCATCGAGCTCGGGCACACCGGCACCACGTCCGGGAAATGGACCCGCCTCGCCCACACCTTCTTCGGTCCCGTCCGTGAGCGTCGACTGCAGTCGGAGGCGGTGAGGGCCGCCCAAGCGGGACGATTGTCGATTGATGCCTTGCTGGTCGTCGATAAGCATTCCCGCAAACTACTCAAAGACGCCTCCCTCAGCGAATGGGAACTACGCGCCGAACTCTGCGCCCTCACCGGCAGCGTCGACGACATCGACCGACAAGCCGCCGCCCGAGTCCGCGAGATCAACCGGGCCGTCGCCGACGCCGAAAAGAAAGCCTTCGGCAGACGATCCCTCAAAGGCGGCAAAAACACCGACGCCCAAGGCCTACGCACCATCACAGTAACCCTGCCCGAACGCCTCATGACCACCACCCTGTCCCACCTGCGCACCACCGCCAGCAAACTCCGCGGCGCCCAACCCATGCTCAGCTACGAACAAGCCATGGCCGACGCCTTCCTCTCCCACGTCAACGGAACACCCAGCGACGGGCCCGTGTCCCGAGAACTCACCCCACTCGTCGTCATCGGCCTGCCAGACTGGGCCGCCCTCCACCGCCACGACGCCGACGACACCATCTTCGCCATCACCGACGGCACCACCATCACCGGCGGCGAACTCATCCGCACCCACATGGCCGACCACCACCTCGTCGGGATATACGACCCCGTCGAAGGCCCCGTCAACCTCTACCGATCCCGCCGACTAGCCAACGACAAACAACGCATCCTCCTCGCCGCCGAAACCATCCTCTGCCCACAACCCGGATGCACCACCTCCGCCGAAGAATGCCAAGTCCACCACCTCACAGCCTGGAAAAACGGCGGAGAAACCAACCTCACCAACCTCACCATGGCCTGCCGCGTCCACAACGCCCGCAACGATGACGACCCCCACGCCCCACCCCGCAACGGACACCTCGAACGAGACACCGGAGGCGTCATCTTCCACCCACCAGACGGACGGCCACCAGAAAGCAACCGACACCCCATCCGCAACCTATCGGCAGCGGCCCTGATCTAA
- a CDS encoding amino acid permease translates to MTLNRTHTVTVWTLVALIVGSTVGSGIFSLPQNAASAAGPGAMLFGWVISGIGMLSIAFVFQVLATRKPHLDSGVYSYVRAGLGDYIGFTSGWGYWLGSVIAQVGYATLFFGTLGHYLPFFSADNRIVTAVSVSAMTWIIFAILSRGIKQAAFMNAVTTVAKLLPIAAFIILVAFLGFSWDRFTWDFWGSQGSTGTVFEQVQGVMLFTVWVFIGVEGASVYSKQARSRRDVGRATILGFLTVLVLLVTVSTLSYGVLTQEELAALPDNSMAAVLEAVVGPWGGALISLGLCLSVLGAYVSWQMLCAEPIVLMAVDGLLPRRLGSTNIAGAPWAAQLVSSAVIQVTIVIFFLNETAYISMVQLATVLYLVPYLFSSLYLVLLTIRGRGITHPHAGTRFDDSGPDVSPLDNRRHRVLAVVALIYSCWLVYAADLTFLLFGALAVVPGLVPYVWTRRKAGERAFNSFEWCVVAVIVAAAVYAVWGLTQGTLSL, encoded by the coding sequence GTGACATTGAACCGGACCCACACAGTCACTGTGTGGACACTCGTTGCCCTCATCGTCGGCTCCACCGTCGGTTCGGGCATATTCTCCCTGCCCCAGAACGCCGCCTCAGCAGCAGGCCCCGGCGCGATGCTCTTCGGCTGGGTCATCTCCGGCATCGGAATGCTATCGATAGCCTTCGTCTTCCAAGTGCTGGCCACGCGGAAGCCTCACCTCGACTCCGGTGTCTACTCCTATGTACGTGCCGGTTTGGGCGACTACATCGGCTTCACCTCGGGGTGGGGCTACTGGCTCGGTTCGGTCATCGCTCAGGTCGGGTATGCGACGCTGTTCTTCGGCACCCTCGGCCACTACCTCCCGTTCTTCAGTGCCGATAACCGCATCGTGACGGCCGTGTCCGTCTCGGCGATGACGTGGATCATCTTCGCCATCCTCTCCCGGGGCATCAAGCAGGCTGCATTCATGAACGCGGTGACCACGGTGGCGAAACTCCTCCCCATCGCGGCATTCATCATCCTGGTGGCCTTCCTGGGATTCAGTTGGGACCGTTTCACCTGGGATTTCTGGGGTTCCCAGGGATCGACCGGCACCGTGTTTGAACAGGTCCAAGGCGTCATGCTGTTTACCGTGTGGGTGTTCATCGGCGTCGAAGGTGCATCCGTCTACTCCAAGCAGGCCCGTTCGCGTCGCGACGTCGGCCGCGCCACCATCCTCGGCTTCCTCACCGTCCTCGTCCTCCTGGTCACCGTGTCCACTCTCTCCTACGGTGTACTCACCCAAGAGGAACTGGCCGCACTGCCGGACAACTCGATGGCTGCTGTCCTGGAGGCCGTCGTCGGCCCGTGGGGAGGGGCGCTCATCTCGCTCGGTCTGTGCCTCTCCGTGCTCGGCGCCTACGTGTCGTGGCAGATGCTGTGCGCTGAGCCGATCGTGCTCATGGCCGTCGATGGCCTCCTCCCCCGTCGACTCGGGTCGACGAACATCGCCGGCGCCCCCTGGGCAGCTCAGCTTGTCTCCAGCGCGGTCATCCAGGTGACCATCGTCATCTTCTTCCTCAACGAGACTGCCTACATTTCGATGGTCCAGCTGGCGACCGTCCTCTACCTGGTCCCCTATCTGTTCTCGTCGCTCTACCTAGTGCTGTTGACCATCCGCGGTCGGGGCATTACTCACCCCCACGCGGGAACGCGGTTCGACGATTCTGGTCCCGACGTGTCTCCCCTAGATAATCGACGCCACCGCGTCCTGGCGGTAGTCGCTCTCATCTATTCGTGCTGGCTTGTCTACGCGGCGGATCTGACGTTCTTGTTGTTCGGCGCCCTCGCGGTAGTCCCGGGTCTGGTGCCCTATGTGTGGACGCGGCGGAAGGCCGGCGAGCGCGCTTTTAACTCTTTCGAGTGGTGCGTCGTCGCCGTTATTGTCGCGGCCGCTGTCTATGCGGTGTGGGGCCTGACCCAGGGCACGTTGAGTCTTTAG
- a CDS encoding MazG nucleotide pyrophosphohydrolase domain-containing protein, with protein sequence MTVLLLDARWPTLIPLHAVGRLSGPVSFTDEVPISVRWDFDSLLVEGEEGVLVSTNELDPQVQELIAAGHEVIAASSRVDPVGEAVQVMERAYSIGEWESSQTHRSLLPYLAEETAEFADAVGDWERDGDDEALLSELGDVFLQVLFHAEIASRRGAFDFGDVAASFVDKLRVRSPYLFDGTTSQVPIEEQERLWEIGKAQGKTRDV encoded by the coding sequence ATGACCGTCCTGCTTCTCGACGCCCGCTGGCCCACCCTCATCCCGCTTCATGCGGTAGGTCGGCTGTCAGGTCCGGTGTCCTTCACCGATGAGGTGCCGATTAGCGTGCGCTGGGATTTCGATTCCCTCCTCGTCGAGGGGGAGGAGGGCGTGCTGGTCAGCACGAACGAGCTCGACCCGCAGGTCCAGGAGCTCATCGCAGCGGGCCACGAGGTGATTGCGGCGTCTTCTCGCGTCGACCCAGTAGGTGAGGCGGTCCAGGTGATGGAGCGCGCCTACTCCATAGGTGAGTGGGAGTCGTCGCAAACCCATCGATCGCTGTTGCCCTACTTGGCTGAGGAAACCGCAGAGTTCGCCGATGCGGTTGGCGATTGGGAGCGCGATGGCGACGATGAGGCATTGCTGTCTGAGTTGGGTGATGTCTTCTTGCAGGTGTTGTTCCATGCGGAGATTGCGTCGCGGCGGGGAGCGTTTGATTTTGGTGATGTGGCGGCGAGCTTCGTCGATAAGCTGCGTGTGCGGTCTCCCTACTTATTCGATGGGACGACGTCTCAGGTGCCCATCGAGGAGCAGGAGCGCTTGTGGGAGATCGGCAAGGCGCAAGGCAAAACCCGGGACGTCTAG
- a CDS encoding lytic transglycosylase domain-containing protein — protein MSTGVRRLMGCGLGVILALIIVISLVGWALSFLDVSSPTRRLQPVPDNVPPAAGVEVPAIDVHAAGRTSDKLAFWADPLSEQTSIPSAALRAYGNAELIAREAWPTCNLQWNTIAGIGWVETRHGTYNGSYFDRSHIDELGFVEPKIIGVPLDGSPGFAEIPDTDGGLLDGDTQFDRAVGPMQFIPESWKRYGRDANGDGVADPHQIDDAALGAAHLLCANGRDLSTPQGWTNAIYAYNQSQEYLINVRDAAASYALNQPAR, from the coding sequence ATGAGTACAGGAGTGAGACGTCTGATGGGGTGTGGGCTCGGGGTGATCCTCGCGCTCATCATCGTCATTTCTCTGGTTGGTTGGGCGTTGTCCTTCCTTGACGTTTCCAGCCCTACTCGTCGCTTGCAGCCAGTGCCGGATAATGTGCCGCCGGCAGCGGGGGTCGAGGTTCCAGCCATTGATGTCCATGCTGCTGGCCGGACGAGTGACAAGCTCGCTTTTTGGGCGGACCCGTTGTCGGAGCAGACGAGTATCCCTTCGGCGGCGTTGCGGGCGTATGGCAATGCGGAGCTCATTGCGAGGGAAGCGTGGCCGACGTGCAATCTGCAGTGGAATACGATCGCGGGTATCGGGTGGGTGGAGACTCGGCACGGTACGTATAACGGCAGCTATTTTGATCGCAGCCACATCGATGAGCTTGGTTTTGTGGAGCCGAAGATTATTGGTGTGCCGTTGGATGGCAGTCCTGGTTTCGCGGAGATCCCCGACACGGATGGTGGGCTGTTGGATGGGGATACGCAGTTTGATCGGGCGGTGGGGCCGATGCAGTTCATCCCGGAGTCGTGGAAGCGCTATGGCCGGGATGCTAACGGTGATGGGGTGGCTGATCCGCACCAGATTGATGATGCGGCCTTGGGTGCGGCCCATCTGTTGTGTGCCAATGGTCGTGATCTGAGTACTCCGCAGGGCTGGACGAATGCGATTTACGCTTATAACCAGTCGCAGGAGTATCTGATTAATGTGCGTGACGCGGCGGCATCTTATGCCTTGAACCAGCCTGCTCGCTAA
- the eno gene encoding phosphopyruvate hydratase, with product MADIIHVFAREIMDSRGNPTVEAGVVLDDGSVGTAGVPSGASTGVHEAHELRDGGDRYQGKGVLKAVEFVNEEIADEIAGFEADDQRLIDQAMIALDGTENKSRLGANAILGVSMAVAKAAAESANLPLYRYIGGPNAHLLPVPMMNIVNGGAHADSGVDVQEFMIAPIGAETFAEALRIGAEVYHTLKSVIKEKGLSTGLGDEGGFAPSVESTKAALDLIVEAIKKAGFTPGEDVALALDVASSEFFKDGKYHFEGGEHTPEEMAKVYADLIEEYPIVSIEDPLDEDDWDGYVALTASIGDKVQIVGDDFFVTNPARLQEGIDKHAANALLVKVNQIGTLTETFDAVELAHRNGYRTMMSHRSGETEDTTIADLAVALNCGQIKTGAPARSERVAKYNQLLRIEQELGDAAVYAGASAFPRFKK from the coding sequence GTGGCTGACATCATTCACGTTTTCGCCCGAGAGATCATGGATTCCCGTGGTAACCCGACCGTTGAGGCCGGCGTCGTTTTGGACGATGGTTCCGTGGGCACCGCCGGTGTTCCGTCCGGCGCTTCGACCGGTGTCCATGAGGCACACGAGCTGCGCGACGGCGGTGACCGCTACCAGGGCAAGGGTGTTCTCAAGGCCGTGGAGTTCGTCAACGAAGAGATCGCCGATGAGATCGCGGGCTTTGAGGCTGATGATCAGCGCCTCATCGACCAGGCGATGATCGCCCTCGACGGCACGGAGAACAAGTCTCGCCTGGGCGCTAACGCGATCCTGGGTGTGTCCATGGCTGTTGCCAAGGCTGCCGCTGAGTCCGCTAACCTGCCCCTCTACCGTTACATCGGTGGCCCGAACGCTCACCTGCTTCCGGTGCCGATGATGAACATTGTCAATGGTGGCGCTCACGCTGACTCCGGTGTGGATGTCCAGGAGTTCATGATCGCTCCGATCGGCGCGGAGACCTTCGCTGAGGCCCTGCGCATCGGCGCTGAGGTGTACCACACGCTGAAGTCCGTCATCAAGGAGAAGGGCCTGTCCACGGGTCTCGGCGATGAGGGTGGCTTCGCTCCTTCCGTCGAGTCCACGAAGGCTGCTCTGGATCTCATCGTGGAGGCCATCAAGAAGGCTGGCTTCACCCCGGGCGAGGATGTTGCCCTGGCACTGGACGTTGCTTCTTCTGAGTTCTTCAAGGATGGCAAGTACCACTTTGAGGGTGGAGAGCACACCCCGGAGGAGATGGCCAAGGTTTACGCCGATCTCATCGAGGAGTACCCGATCGTCTCCATCGAGGATCCGCTGGATGAGGATGACTGGGATGGCTACGTGGCCCTCACCGCCTCCATCGGCGACAAGGTGCAGATCGTGGGCGATGACTTCTTTGTCACGAACCCGGCTCGTCTGCAGGAGGGCATCGATAAGCATGCCGCCAACGCCCTGCTGGTCAAGGTGAACCAGATTGGTACCCTCACCGAGACGTTTGACGCTGTGGAGCTTGCTCACCGCAATGGCTACCGCACCATGATGTCCCACCGTTCCGGTGAGACCGAGGACACCACGATCGCCGACCTGGCTGTGGCCCTCAACTGTGGTCAGATTAAGACTGGTGCCCCGGCCCGTTCTGAGCGCGTGGCTAAGTACAACCAGCTGCTGCGCATTGAACAGGAGCTTGGCGACGCTGCGGTGTACGCCGGCGCTTCCGCGTTCCCCCGCTTCAAGAAGTAA
- a CDS encoding septum formation initiator family protein, with protein sequence MAEQSRNRSRHTVPVVSRDSADRPRRRPRLPKVRLNTAEIAVLVVVTILILITIAVPLRNYYQGRSEIARLNESIAAKQREKEELLAEIDKYQDEAYIKEQARTRLGLIEPGETAFRIIDLRMDQEHTVTTSHEELEEERTWYVTLWDSVATPPAEDPGGVLMEE encoded by the coding sequence ATGGCAGAGCAGAGTAGGAATCGCAGCCGACACACGGTGCCGGTGGTTTCTCGCGATTCTGCTGATCGACCGCGGCGGCGCCCGCGCCTGCCCAAAGTGCGTCTCAATACGGCGGAGATCGCGGTGCTGGTGGTCGTGACCATCCTCATCCTCATCACGATTGCCGTGCCCTTGCGTAACTACTACCAGGGACGATCCGAGATTGCTCGGCTCAACGAGTCGATCGCGGCGAAGCAACGAGAGAAGGAAGAGTTGCTCGCGGAGATCGATAAGTATCAGGACGAGGCCTACATCAAGGAGCAGGCTCGCACTCGACTCGGCTTGATTGAGCCGGGGGAGACGGCCTTCCGGATCATTGATCTCCGCATGGATCAAGAACACACCGTGACCACCTCCCACGAGGAGCTGGAGGAGGAGCGTACCTGGTACGTGACGCTGTGGGACTCGGTGGCTACGCCGCCCGCAGAGGACCCCGGAGGGGTTCTCATGGAAGAATGA
- a CDS encoding DUF501 domain-containing protein produces MSVNEADLADVEKQLGREPRGVVAIAYRSPDGTPGVVKTAPKLPDGTPFPTLYYLTDPRLTAEASRLEVAQVMKWMQARLADSAELQADYQAAHEHYLETRNAMEDLGTEFSAGGMPERVKCLHVLIAYALAEGPDRVRFGTEAVALAADRGLRGTAIPADWPTCEQLGFDAHQFDEAAQ; encoded by the coding sequence ATGAGTGTGAACGAAGCAGATCTCGCGGACGTCGAAAAGCAGCTTGGACGGGAACCCCGCGGCGTGGTGGCCATTGCCTACCGTAGCCCGGACGGGACGCCGGGTGTGGTGAAGACCGCCCCGAAACTGCCTGATGGCACCCCCTTTCCTACTTTGTATTACTTGACCGATCCGCGTTTGACGGCGGAGGCTTCGCGCCTGGAGGTGGCGCAGGTGATGAAGTGGATGCAGGCGCGGCTGGCCGACAGTGCGGAGCTACAGGCCGACTACCAGGCCGCCCATGAGCACTATTTGGAGACTCGCAACGCGATGGAGGACCTGGGGACCGAGTTTTCCGCTGGCGGGATGCCGGAGCGCGTCAAGTGCCTCCACGTCCTCATCGCCTATGCGCTGGCGGAAGGGCCCGACCGGGTACGTTTTGGCACGGAGGCGGTGGCCCTCGCTGCTGATCGTGGGCTGCGGGGGACGGCGATCCCAGCGGACTGGCCGACCTGCGAGCAGCTGGGCTTTGATGCCCACCAATTCGACGAGGCTGCCCAGTGA
- a CDS encoding Ppx/GppA phosphatase family protein — protein MTRVAAVDCGTNSIRLLICDIHGGDITEITRTMEIVRLGQGVDATGELDPAAIERTRVALERYVDIMEFEQVKAVRMVATSATRDASNREDFFRMTGSLLGRITPGARAEVISGDEEARLSFNGAIADLPADQGPFCVIDLGGGSTEFIVGTADGEILGTHSAQMGCVRLTERILRADPPTETEVEIARDYVAERLSDVVKIVPIAQTKTFVGVAGTFTTLSALAQGLEKYDPAEIHSSVLRFDALRVLIQQMVEQSADTRALNPVIHPGRADVLGGGSIVVEGIIDMALAETSADSFVISEKDILDGIVAGLAAQL, from the coding sequence GTGACGCGGGTCGCGGCCGTCGACTGCGGGACGAACTCCATTCGCCTGCTTATTTGTGATATCCACGGCGGTGACATCACCGAAATCACCCGCACCATGGAGATCGTCCGCCTCGGGCAGGGCGTCGACGCCACCGGCGAGCTCGACCCGGCGGCGATCGAACGCACCCGCGTCGCCTTGGAACGATACGTCGACATCATGGAATTTGAGCAGGTCAAAGCCGTGCGCATGGTCGCGACCTCGGCCACCCGCGATGCGTCCAACCGCGAGGACTTCTTCCGCATGACCGGGTCCTTGCTCGGGCGGATCACCCCCGGTGCGCGCGCCGAAGTGATCAGCGGAGACGAAGAGGCGCGACTCTCCTTCAACGGCGCGATCGCCGACCTCCCCGCCGATCAGGGACCATTCTGCGTCATCGACTTGGGCGGCGGATCCACCGAATTCATTGTCGGCACCGCTGACGGCGAGATCCTCGGGACCCACTCCGCGCAAATGGGCTGCGTCCGCCTCACCGAACGCATCCTGCGCGCCGACCCGCCCACCGAAACCGAGGTCGAAATCGCCCGCGATTACGTCGCCGAACGCCTTTCGGACGTGGTTAAAATCGTCCCCATCGCCCAGACGAAAACCTTCGTCGGCGTCGCCGGCACCTTCACCACCTTGTCGGCGCTGGCCCAAGGACTGGAAAAGTACGACCCCGCCGAAATCCACTCGTCAGTACTGCGTTTCGACGCCCTCCGAGTCCTCATCCAGCAAATGGTCGAACAATCCGCCGACACCCGCGCCCTCAACCCCGTCATCCACCCTGGGCGCGCCGACGTCCTCGGCGGCGGCAGCATCGTCGTCGAAGGCATCATCGACATGGCCCTCGCCGAAACGTCCGCCGACAGCTTCGTCATCAGCGAAAAAGACATTCTCGACGGCATCGTCGCAGGTCTCGCAGCCCAACTCTAG
- a CDS encoding M23 family metallopeptidase: MSTPIDLNYPFTGYWLVQNSPANRVPSHGTHAYATAYAIDFVPVTDSGRTAPVTPSSLVRPEPADKFPGFGRRVLAPVDGIVVSVHDSEPDHPAYRGLPSVWYALTQRRRAKAGWVALAGNHLLIDSGGTFVALCHLQQGSIEVEPGCQVQTGDAIGRCGNSGNSTEPHLHIQAIDDPHIAHANAVRMTFNGFLPTNGEIVTA; this comes from the coding sequence ATGAGCACTCCCATCGATCTGAACTATCCCTTCACCGGCTACTGGCTCGTGCAGAATAGCCCCGCGAATCGGGTCCCCAGCCACGGTACGCACGCCTATGCCACGGCTTACGCCATCGACTTCGTGCCTGTCACCGATTCCGGTCGCACGGCACCGGTCACGCCGAGTTCCCTCGTCCGGCCGGAGCCAGCCGACAAATTTCCCGGCTTCGGCCGCCGGGTCCTGGCTCCAGTCGATGGCATCGTTGTGTCCGTTCACGACAGCGAGCCCGACCATCCGGCCTATCGTGGTTTGCCCTCTGTCTGGTATGCCCTGACTCAGCGCCGCCGAGCGAAGGCGGGATGGGTAGCACTCGCCGGGAATCATCTACTGATCGACAGTGGCGGCACTTTCGTCGCGCTATGCCACTTGCAGCAGGGCAGTATCGAGGTCGAACCAGGTTGCCAAGTGCAGACCGGAGACGCGATTGGTCGTTGCGGCAACTCCGGCAACAGCACCGAGCCCCACCTCCACATCCAGGCGATTGACGATCCCCACATCGCACACGCAAACGCCGTTCGGATGACCTTCAACGGTTTCCTGCCAACCAACGGTGAGATCGTCACCGCATAG
- a CDS encoding nucleotidyl transferase AbiEii/AbiGii toxin family protein, with translation MGCDHELRQRPTNVRSLEQRVRNLEGDDGLALRRRTAMALVVVSQMLPEGAVKGGSSMALRYGLLTRFTRDLDAARIQPLYRFRSDFEESLVAGWAGFSGRLVEKAAPSPLAVPAAYVMQPFEVKLDYRGKSWCTVIFELGHNELGDADEPEYRLAVDLVQLFTEVGLEAPQPVPVMRADHQVAQKLHAVSSVGSERARDLVDLQLLDSGEDLDFGQLAATCIQLFNYRRQQPWPPVIASGDQWDTLYVEAAEGLDVLPTVKEAVAWTNEFVRRIAAAAV, from the coding sequence ATGGGCTGCGATCATGAACTACGACAGCGCCCCACGAACGTGCGCTCCCTGGAGCAACGTGTCCGGAATCTAGAAGGCGACGATGGTCTGGCTTTGCGACGCCGAACCGCGATGGCGTTAGTAGTGGTCAGTCAGATGCTGCCTGAAGGCGCGGTTAAGGGAGGTAGTTCGATGGCGCTGCGCTACGGGCTCCTCACGCGGTTCACCCGTGACCTCGATGCCGCACGAATCCAGCCTTTGTATCGATTCCGCAGTGACTTCGAGGAGTCCCTGGTCGCAGGCTGGGCAGGCTTTTCCGGGAGGTTGGTTGAGAAAGCTGCGCCTAGCCCACTGGCTGTGCCCGCTGCGTACGTCATGCAACCTTTCGAAGTTAAGCTTGACTATCGAGGCAAGTCGTGGTGCACGGTAATTTTCGAACTGGGACACAACGAGCTCGGCGACGCCGACGAACCCGAGTATCGACTCGCCGTTGACCTTGTCCAGCTTTTCACGGAGGTCGGGCTCGAAGCGCCCCAGCCCGTGCCGGTCATGCGAGCGGACCATCAGGTGGCTCAGAAGCTGCACGCCGTCTCCAGCGTTGGGAGCGAACGGGCGCGTGATCTGGTCGACCTCCAACTCCTTGACAGCGGTGAAGACCTCGACTTCGGACAGTTGGCCGCCACATGCATCCAGCTCTTCAATTACCGCCGCCAACAGCCGTGGCCACCCGTGATCGCTTCCGGCGACCAGTGGGACACGCTTTACGTCGAAGCCGCTGAAGGACTCGACGTCCTACCCACCGTGAAAGAAGCAGTAGCCTGGACCAACGAGTTTGTTCGACGTATCGCCGCAGCGGCGGTCTAA
- a CDS encoding type IV toxin-antitoxin system AbiEi family antitoxin domain-containing protein, whose protein sequence is MVSEVKYRDVVREIALDHYGYVTTRQAAEVGVPAVELPKLAARGGLENVAYGLYRVPYIPPTPFDQFAEALLRAGEGAYLHGESVLALFGLADVNPRRIKIAVGRRTRAALPSFMELTQKKEQGRTTYYEGLKAQPVADAILECRGSTETERLLDAAKQARSEGLLTTAEWQRVRNGLRS, encoded by the coding sequence ATGGTTTCCGAGGTGAAGTACCGGGATGTGGTGCGCGAGATTGCGCTCGACCACTATGGCTACGTCACCACCCGACAGGCGGCTGAGGTTGGAGTGCCTGCGGTTGAACTGCCCAAGCTCGCCGCACGTGGTGGCCTGGAAAATGTGGCGTACGGGCTCTATCGCGTGCCCTACATCCCGCCTACTCCATTCGATCAATTCGCCGAGGCGCTGTTGCGAGCTGGAGAGGGCGCATACCTGCACGGAGAGTCAGTACTGGCCTTGTTCGGTCTTGCCGATGTAAACCCCAGACGGATCAAGATCGCCGTCGGTCGCCGTACTCGTGCAGCACTGCCATCGTTCATGGAACTGACGCAGAAGAAAGAACAAGGGCGTACGACCTACTATGAGGGGCTGAAAGCACAGCCGGTCGCTGACGCCATCCTCGAATGCCGCGGCAGCACCGAGACTGAACGGCTGCTGGACGCTGCCAAGCAGGCACGTAGCGAGGGATTGCTGACTACCGCCGAGTGGCAGCGAGTAAGAAATGGGCTGCGATCATGA